From the Papaver somniferum cultivar HN1 chromosome 2, ASM357369v1, whole genome shotgun sequence genome, the window CTTCACCAGTCCAATCAGACTCCATCCTATGATTACCATCTGTATATGCAACCCATCGatcatgattattgtcactatGCGCCCTGGAATcctactccaccttgagttaatgaGAAAGCAagtactaactccaccttgagcatttTCTTTCCCACCTAGAACCCTTCTCCACTTGAGAGTTAATGTGTGAGACATTAACTCCACCTTAAGCATCAGTTCAACCTTGAGCATCTCCTTGTCGATCTAGAaccctgctccacctgagttaatgggtgagacactaactccaccttgaacGCCAGTTCAACTTTGGGCCTTGTCTGCTTCACCTTGAGTCTGACTCCACTTGCGCCCTAAACCAGGTGACATCTATAACCACTTCTACGTTTGGACATTAGACCAACCATAGGCTCTGACCTGATACCAATTGTGAGGATCTTCACGGACCATCAGACACTAATCAAGGCCTACCGCATAACCCCgaaccccacttgaccaccttgggataagaggtgtggGGTTTTTAACTAAAATGCCTTGGTGCTATGtatggagatgcccaagcttCTTAAACTCCACATATATTCCTCTTTATTCCATGAGGGACTAtccctagctatacatatgtggtttatcgcgccacatactccaacagcCGAGCGATACCAAAACATTAAACTATGTAAATTGTAACAACACTAGTGGAAGATAGGAGTTTCGCGACCGTCAAGGcaagtcatatatacgagttaaaTGACTTGTTTTAACAGTCGCGAAAATGGTCACTGTTTGGGCGACTTTTTCATCTATTACGTGGCTTTGATGGTCGCGGAACTTCCTATATCAACGACCAATTTTAACAGTTGGGATGTTAGGATTGACCCTTATCAGTCATAGATATAcattttaatataaaaaaaaatagattcagatatacattttaatataaaaaaaaaatagattcagaTTAGCTGACTGAATCTGTCTCGCTTGACTGAGTCTGACTAAATCTCAAATGACAATTCAAATAAAGCTCAAATGAATCATGCTCAAATCAAATGATTGAAACCAAATTAAGTCAAACTTGTACTCATGCGTTTAAATGATCTTTCCATTTAAGATTCACTAATTCATTAGGTTCAAATTTACACATAAAatgatttaaattctaagttgagACCAACATAAGTCTAGCTAAATTGTTGCAAGCTTAGAGACTAGCTAATTAGTTGCAAGCTTAAAGACAAGTTCAACTAACCAGCAAAACCATAAAGAGACAACAACACACTAAAGGAAAATAAAAGTACATGGGGATCTAAATAAAAACCATTGAGTAATCATCAGAATTATGATCTTCAACATCTCCACCTCCATTAAAGAATTTCACCACCGACACAGGTTTCAAAGCTAAACAACctgggaaagaaaacaacaaaaatccaGCAAGGCATTGAATCACAGTGAAATGTACATAGGACAACTTTCATAATACAAAAATCAGAACTAGTATCAAACTGCATTCAGCCACTTAACTATCAAACATGAAGCCTCGAACCACATTGGTTCGTACACCCAATTGTACCCACTTAACTATCATGTTTCAGGATGCAGCTGCTATAAGAAATTAAACTACACATACATCCTACAAAATTTAGAACTAGTCAAAATCCCCAACCCAGTAGATTTGATGACACTGCCAATGGCAAATATCTGAAACATTAGAGTTAGACATTCCGTTTTCGAAAATACTACCTGATAATATAAATAGAGTTGTTGCAGCAAAAAACGTAGTTCTAAACACAAGCCTTATGAATGAACAACCAAGTGGATGAATAAAGGGATCTCTGAGGTCTCAACATTGGAGACTGGGTTCATTTTAGCAGTACTATGATCATTTTTTATTACTGAGTCTTAAATGAAACCTACACTATCTCATTGTTACAGTACTTCCCAAGTATAAACATAGAATCCAAAGAGTAATAAAAGATAATAAATGAAAACAATGAAGGAAAATTATCTCACTTAGATAATTTTGGGTTTTGACAACCATATGCAAGAGGCATTCGAAAGGGAAGCTATCTATATATACTTGCATCAGCTGAAGCCAACGACATTTTTAATGGAAGATAGAATGCAGGACGGTAGCACCTATTTGTGTCCTTCCCAATACTAAAACAACACTACTATATATATCCATCCAGGTAGCATACCTGATAAAACAAATGAACTTAGTTCATCGCATGTATAAACAATACCAACAGACAGCATATCCAAATAGTATCGGTCTTAAAGTGATCAGCAATGAAAGGTGTCATCCAACCTTTTTGTTCATGTACTGAATAAGATGGTAATTACGAAACAGGACACAAATAGCTACTCACTTGAACAAGCAACAAAATACTACTATAAGTTAATCACTTCAAACATACAACTTAAATTCAATTAAGTTTTGTAAATCATTATCGGTAGGTAGATCAAACCATTTTAGAAACTAGATATTAAGCATCGCATAAAATGTGACAGTAAAATGCATATCACCTGAGCATCTCCATCCTAATACTCATCATCTCCAACGGTTTCCAAAATTGATGGATCCCAATACTCTGCAGTAAAAAACTTGTCGAGCTTTAGAAGTGGTTACGTAACTAGCAGGCCACTCTTGAACATGTCATATTTGCAGGAAGAATAGCGTTTAAGTCCACATTATGCGCAATGCCAACAACTACACTCATGAATCTCGCATACATAAaagaaagtattttttttttaaatgcttTGAATTGAGAGTACAAACCTCACAAGATACAATAAATTGGTTCGATCCAATTTGCATGGTCCAATCCTCTCTTTGAAAATGCAGCAAATTGGACAATCAAGGATGAAGTGAGTCACCAAAAATAAATGGGTAATAAGACATGTGAAAATTAAATTGCTTGATCCTTAGAAGAGCTTTAATGTGGTTTAACCACCTAGACACATTAATGTATTTTGATGATGGAGCTCCCTTGAAAGCTGCATAAACATGCTAAATCTTTGGATGCTTGAATATTGAGACCTCGATTCCTTTACCACCACTAATGACAGTTGACTCTCCCTTCTCAAGTGCACTGATAGTTGTAAGGTACATTGATACCTAGCTTCGCTTTGAAATAAGCCAAAGCTGTTGCAGTTGGTATGGATGTTGTACCATTTAATCTCCTATGCAACTTGGTACTCCGCTCTATAAGGAGCAAGCATCTGCCACCAGAATAAAGAATGAAGATGCCAAATTTTAGCCTTTCGCTTTGAGAAACCGACACATGATGTAATATTCAAATGATATGTTTCAGAAGGTTCGAATTTGCTAAATGATATTATAGTACAGTTAACGAGAATagttaaaagaaaagataaatgtCATCTAATAACAGAAAGATGCCATAGTATATAACGATAGGAAGACGTAAAATAAGAGGGCCAGTTAGACTCAAAACTTGTCTTTCACATTGTCATCAGCCTTAACAGGCTTTGAGTAGTCTATATGAGCTCTACCCTCCTTAATATTTTCAACAACGTGAGCGAAAGAAACTCTAAGAGCCTCACGTCTATTAGCAAAAGCAATCATCAATATTtaggaaacaaataaaaataaacatcctAGCGCAAACACGAGATCAGAACGAGTTGCATAATACCGTTGCATCAGCATTGCAATGTCTGTAACCTCTGCCTTTTGTTATTCTTTCTGTTTCTCATAGATTTGGCATGTtgcaacataagtaaacttaagATCTTCCTGTGCTCGAGCTTTAGGGGATAACTCAAAATATTGAGTGTCAAAGGTCTCCTTTACTGGGAGTGTGGTTTCCATATCTGTAATTCCCAACGTTAGAGCATCTCCTAATATGGATCAAACAAGAAAACCATATATGGAACCAAAAATGCGAACCTCTCGGAGAAATCCTTTCCAAATAGCTCTGGAGCATAATTTCCATCCTGTTGTACATCATTCCCCGCATTGAATCAACACCAGCAAGAGTATGAAGAAAATTCCAAAACATCTTAACCACCCATGATCAAATATATGGACAGTACTTGTGAATACTAGGATAATCTTGATTTAGAAATCAATGCAACCGACACCAAGTATTAAAAATTATCCAATTATGGAGACTTCTAAACTAACTTAGAAAAATCAAGAAATAGGACACCTACTGAAAAGTTTCCAGAAATTACCAGTCCTAGCAAATGTTTATCCGTGGTAAAAAGCCCAAAACCTAAGCTCCAGGATATCGCTAGTTCAGCGCCTAAAGTATGCTCGTCCTGTTTCGGCTTCTTGAAAGGTTATATCCTGCAACAAACCAATAATGGTCAGGCCATCTCTCTCTAAATAATTAGAAGTGAACGACACAAATTGATTAGATGTTTTTACACATTCAATTCTTTATTGAAGAAAAAGATACCTCTCGCATCATTCAATTTTGGGGGTAGGGGGATCTGAATATGACCTTAATTTTTGTTGACACTGCAATGGTACGTATAAGAAAAAGTAGTACTCAGTAAAGAGAAGTGAAATTTGATTATCATATGTTCATATGCAATTACTTAAAGCTAAAACAGTGTACGCATAACTAATTACTAATCCATGTCCCCTAAACGTTCATGTGTGATTACTTAAAGCAAGGACTTGAATATACGCATGACTTCAGTGAATCATACTTGTAGAGGTTGCTCTTTCGTGTGAAGAGGTTACTTAAAGCACATGCCGAGGCTAATGACCAATTACCACATGAGGAACTTCATGTCTAAAACTTGCATTGAGAAATTATTAAAATTCACCATGCTTTCCAATCAAATTATACTGACCATTGTAGACAGTTCCTTTCAAGGTGGGTAATGAGATGATGATATACCTTACCTAGAAATTAAGAAAACCCAATACTCAAAAACTTAAACCCAGATCAGAAACATGAACAACATCAAACATAGACAAATCAATcgaataaaattataaaacacAAAAAGTACTAAGAGAAAGATGTTAACTTAAGCAACAGCGTGAGAATCATGAAACTAATACCGGTTGAAGATGTGGTTAACTAATCTACAACAAATCAGAAATTATCAGTTGATGCTGTTACTTAGAATATATCACGATTGACAAAACgtgaaaatgaaacaataaatccATCGATACAAAACCCATTAAACAACTAATCTAACATCTGAACACTAAATCGGTTACAAAAGAAAGACTATTTCAAAACCCCAGTTCTAACCCGTAGCCAAAACCcccaaattcgaaaattgaaatcTTAACCAGAAAAAAATCTATATATTATACCTGATGAAATTGATGCTCAAGATCGTAACGAGAATGATGATTTAAAGAATAAAAATGCTGAAATGGGTTAGGATAAAGCTCTGATTTCTAACAGTGAGTTTCAATATGTGAAGTAGAAACAATCCAAATTTTTATTCTAGGGTTCTTGGGATTTCGTTGACCAAATCaagggagaagatgaagaagaaggtgtttTTGTGGTGATGGAAATGagcggagaagaaaaaaagatagaCGCAGTCTCTCTCTTGAGCAGAAAGAATAATAGAGGATGAAGAGATCAGGAGAACGGGGAAATGGATACCTTGAAAATTAAAATACTACGTTCACCGGTTACAGTGTGGGTCAATGAAAgaggaataaaataataataataattcttttttttttttttggctaagaAAAATACTACAATTAAAAACCAAGGAATTACAGATGTTCAGTGAGAAAGTAAGGGATAGACCCAAACCATTCACCATTGACTCTATTTCTCCTACCATGTTTGGGTGCGATATCAGCCAAATAAGTAAAActtctattcaagaattcaaatttaCTAAACTTAAAAGATTCTAAAACTGACTTACAGTCATTCAAGATTGACATATTATACCAGCACAGCTGGTTATTATTGGATTTCAAACAATCTATAACTACTTTAGCATCACTGATGAAACATGCATTTTCCTTTCCTTTCCTTTCTCTGAGTCCAAATTGCAGCTTCCAGGAGAGCAAGGCTTTCTGCTTCTTCCGCATTCCTAGCTATCCCAGGAGGAAATTTCATGCATTGTCATTCATGACCAGACCAATACCAGACAAGTTAGATTAGAGTCATGAGAAGCATCACAATATACAATGACACAATCATCAGGGAGATCAATAGCAGCCGCGTTATAATCCACACCCACTGGATTAGTAGGTGGGATACCAATTTGAGAAACGTCACATTTTAAAATTTGTTCTGTTTCATTAATCATTTTGAGAGCCAACCTAGCAGTAGAataatgatttagagacttattctGAAATATGAAAAAACATCTGTCTCTCCAGATGGTCCAAGCAATAGTGAAAACATCTACAGCCTTTTCTTTGAGATTAGTCGTAGCTAACCACTTTGAAACCCAGTCAGAAATGGAGATGCTCATGTTACTATCCTGAATCAAAAGATCCCTGTAAGGGGTGAGTGACCACACCGCTTTTGCAAAAGGGCAATGAAGAATGATATGCTCAGCAGTCTCATTAGCAGAAGTATTACACATTCTACAGGTTATATCACGACCAACACTGAACTTATAAACATTACTCTTAGTGGGCAGAATTTTTTCATGACATTTCCAAATGAATAGCTGTACCTTTGGAAGGACCCTTAGTTTCCAAAGAGCTTTATAAGTTGGGTTGATACTACTAGGGTTATGCATATGTGCAAACTGACCAGAAATAAGTTTATATGCAGATTCCACAGTAAATTGACCATTTTTTGTGAAGAGCCAAATGAGTCTGTCATTTCCTACAATGGGAATTCTAGTATTTAGAATCAACTGAGCATTATGAGGAGTAAAATATGCATTCACTAAATCAGTTTTCCAGCTTTTCGAATCCGGATCAATGAAATCAGACACATGATAATTAGGATTAGGAGCATACAATGTTATTGGTTGAACTGAATTCGGGATCCAGTTATCCTTAAAAGCTAAAATATGTTGTTCATTTCTTACTTCCCAAAAAGAATTTTGGAACATGAAGTCTAAGCCAGAGCAAATGCTCTTCCAAACCCAAGAAGAATCCCTTTTTTTATTGCGATGAAAAACATGACAGTTtttaaaatatttgcatttgagGATAATGACCCACAACTCCATATGATTGTGAACCAGATTCCATGCAGTTTTGCTCAACAGGGATAAGTTGACGTGTTTAAGTTTTTTGAAGCCTAAACCTCCCTGAAGTTTATGAGAGCAGATTTTACTCCACTTTTTAAGATAGATACCACCAGGACACGAttttccccaccaaaagtccCTCTGGGATCTCTCCATATGATTAATGATGTTGTCTGGATTGGTAAAAGTGTTAATGTGATAAATGGGGGAAGCTTTTAACACATGTTGAACCAAGACAGATCTACCAGCTTGATTTATATGTTTACCTTTCCACTTAGCCACCCTTTTATCAAACTGATCATTCAAATGGTTAAATGAATCAGTTTTAGATCTAGAGATGAAGAGGGGAATGCCTAAATATCTTTCATTTATAGCAATCTTCTTGACATTTAAAGATCTAATAAGGGAAATGGCATGCTCAGTGTGAACATTTTTACTAAAGAAGCAACCTGATTTTTGAAAATTAATGACTTGACCCGAACAAAGACTAAAATTCTTAATCATGTTCATGAAATGTCGGCTTATCTGTGAGAAGCTTTAGCAAAAATaaggcagtcatctgcaaagagcAGATGACTGATGCTAGGAGCTTCTTTAGTGACTTTAAGACCATGAATAATATGAGAATTTTCAGCATGGATTAAATATCTTGAGAATGCTTCCATGCATAAAATAAAAAGGTAGGGGGACAGGGGGTCACCCTGTCTCAGACCCCTAGTAGGTTTGTAAGCTTTACACGGAGAGCCATTAAGCAAGATAGAGATACTTGTGGTACTAATGCATGGAAAAATTAAGTCACACCAGTGCTGAGAAAACCCAAAAGATTTGAGAACATCTAAAAGGAAAGACCACTCAATCCTATCAAATGCCTTAGACATGTCAAGTTTAATACCCATGACTCCCCATTTAtcctttttccttttcatggTATGTACCAACTCATGAGCAATAATAACATAATTTTGTATGTTCCTTTGAGGGACATAAGCTGCCTGGAAAGGGCTAATTATTTTGCTCAAGAGGGGTTTCaatctattaacaataatcttagaGATTATTTTATAAATAGAATTACACAAGGAAATAGGTCTAAAGTCAGAAGGAGTAGAAGGACTATTAGTCTTGGGGATTAAAGAGAGAAAAGTATGATTCATTTCTTTTAATAGATGTTTGGAATCAAAAAATTTTTTGACAGTCTTCCAAACATCAGAAATAAGAAGATCAATATTCTCTTTATAAAAACCGGGAGGGAAACCATCGGGCCCTGGAGCACTCCAAGGAGTCATTTGGTTTATAGTATCCCTAATTTCCTGTTGAGTAATAGGTCTAAGTAAATTGCCGTTCTCATCCACAATAATACAAGAGTCTATACAGTTAAGGACCTCATTGTTCTTATAGGGATTAGTAGTAGCGCCAACAGAACTGAAATGAGAGACTAATAGATTCTCCAGATTATCTCTATCATTGATCCATTGTCCATTGTCCATCTGAAGAGCATTAATGTGATTATAATGCTTTCTTCTATTGACAGAGTTATGATAAAAaacagtatttctgtcataagaTTTATAGAACTCTTGTCTAGATTTTTGGGCATAAAAATCTTCTTGGATTTTTTGCCAATGTTCCAAGTCAGTCTCTACTTGTTTGATGCGCTCCATATTCTGAGTAGTATAAGGAAGACTATTCAGATTGTGCAAATCAATGTTCAGAGTTTTGACTTTTTGATCAATATTGCCAAAATGATGGATATTCCAATTTTTGAGATCATGTTTTATAAATCTCAATCTATTGGTGAGTTGGAAAGGAGGAGATCCTCTGACATATTTAGAATATGCATTCTCAATGACAACTCTAACAGAGGGGTCCTTACTCCAACATCTAAAATATCTATATGGCTTACTACCTCGAGTATACATGGATGAAGTCTCTAAGATAATAGGAATATGATCACTGCCAATAGTGTCAATATGGACAACTCTAGCAAGGCCATAATGATTAAGCCAGTAACCATTCCCCAAAGCCCTATCTAGTCTGGCACATATCAGATCTTCTCCACTTTGTCTATTATTCCAAGTATACTGAGTACCAATATATCCAAGATCGGATAAATCAGCGGTATCAATAACTTGTTGAATAAGAGGGAACTCTACAGTAGTTGGGGTAGTGAAAGTTGACCTTTCATGGGGATGCATAGTAATGTTGAGATCTCCTATGATCACCCATGGAAGGTTGGCTCGTGAACCAATTTCACCTATATAGTTCCATTGTTGAACTCGCTCATCATGGTATGTTGAACCATAGAGGAAAGTAACTAGGAACTCAGGCTTGTCGGGGTCGTGTTTGATAATCACATTGATCATTTTATCAGTATAATGGACAATCTCATATTGGAAGCCAGATTTCCATATAAGAGCAATTCCCCCAGCAAGACCTCTAGAAGGAAAAACCCAACAATTTGGAAAATTAAACCTTTTTAAGTAAAAATGCATTTTGTCAGGATTATTCTTAGTTTCACAGAGGAAGATCATTTCAGGGTTTTGAGACCTGATCAAATTCCATAAAGAAGTTCTAGTGGATGGGTTGCCGAACCCCTGGCAGTTCCACGAAAAAATTCTCATTGTACAGCAACGAGAATAAGCTGCAACCAGGTTGTTTTTCCACACAGAACTAAAATAATAtatcaaacagaaattatagtACCTATAACTGAGACTCACACTTATTGAATGGAAAATCAAATGCAAATGTGAATCTGTGTGATTGGGGAAAAAACAAGCACTGACAACAAACAGGGGATTATATGGCTGATGCAAGTAGATTAAGCAGTAAAGGGAAACAAGATGGCACAAAATAGATTGAAAGAGAGGGATAACGAGAAAGCTGgcaaataaaaattaatttaaatTCAAAGTAAAAGAGGCAACTGTGAACTAATCTAGGGTTTACACACCAAAATTGGGAAAAATCAAAAAGCCTAATTTTAGCCCTAATATTAAGAAAGGAATTAAAGGATAAGAAAAGTACCGTATTTGCAGCACTACCCTGAGATTCTCTGTTAAGATTTCCATGTGCATGTGTATCCTGATCTCTTTCACTCATCTTCGTATCACCCTCAACGGGAGCCTGAACTGCAAGAGGACCG encodes:
- the LOC113346677 gene encoding uncharacterized protein LOC113346677: MRESEPLAVESRQPNVTIPIQYFRFPISPQSINQSEINDITHGGPLAVQAPVEGDTKMSERDQDTHAHGNLNRESQGSAANTLGMRKKQKALLSWKLQFGLRERKGKENACFISDAKVVIDCLKSNNNQLCWYNMSILNDCKSVLESFKFSKFEFLNRSFTYLADIAPKHGRRNRVNGEWFGSIPYFLTEHL